In Bos indicus isolate NIAB-ARS_2022 breed Sahiwal x Tharparkar chromosome 2, NIAB-ARS_B.indTharparkar_mat_pri_1.0, whole genome shotgun sequence, a single genomic region encodes these proteins:
- the MRPL44 gene encoding large ribosomal subunit protein mL44: MASGLTRLLLRGPRCLLATAGLTLIPPVRGVKKGFRAAFRFQKELERWRLLRCPPPPVRRSEKPNWDYHAEIQAFGPRLQETFSLDLLKTAFVNSCYIKSEEAKRQKLGIEKEAVLLNLKDNQELSEQGTSFSQTCLTQFFEDAFPDLPTEGVKSLVDYLTGEEVVCHVARNLAVEQLTLSADFPVPPAVLRQTFFAVIGALLHSSGPERTSLFIRDFLITQMTGKELFEIWKIINPMGLLVQELKKRNISVPESRLTRQSGSTTALPVYFVGLYCDKKLIAEGPGETVLVAEEEAARVALRKLYGFTENRQPWDYSRPKEPVRAEKTIAAS, translated from the exons ATGGCGTCCGGCCTGACGAGGTTGCTGCTGCGAGGTCCCCGTTGCCTCCTGGCAACGGCCGGCCTCACTCTCATCCCGCCTGTTCGGGGAGTGAAGAAGGGATTTCGCGCCGCTTTCCGGTTCCAGAAGGAGTTAGAGCGGTGGCGCCTGCTCCGGTGCCCGCCGCCGCCTGTACGCCG tTCGGAGAAGCCCAACTGGGATTACCATGCTGAAATACAAGCATTTGGCCCTCGGTTACAGGAAACTTTTTCATTAGATCTTCTCAAAACTGCATTTGTTAATAGCTGCTATATTAAAAGCGAGGAGGCCAAACGCCAAAAACTTGGTATAGAGAAGGAAGCTGTTCTTCTGAACCTCAAAGATAATCAAGAACTATCTGAACAAGGGACATCTTTTTCACAGACATGCCTCACGCAATTTTTTGAGGACGCGTTCCCAGACTTGCCCACTGAAGGCGTTAAAAGTCTGGTTGACTATCTCACCGGTGAGGAAGTTGTGTGTCACGTGGCTAGGAACTTGGCAGTGGAGCAGTTGACGTTGAGTGCGGACTTCCCTGTCCCCCCAGCTGTGTTACGGCAGACTTTCTTTGCAGTGATTGGAGCCCTGCTACACAGCAGTGGACCCGAGAGGACTTCACTCTTCATCAGG GACTTCTTAATTACTCAAATGACAGGAAAAGAACTCTTTGAGATTTGGAAGATAATAAATCCCATGGGGCTACTGGTACAAGAACTGAAGAAAAGGAATATTTCAGTTCCTGAATCTAGACTCACTAGGCAATCTGGAAGCACCACAGCTTTGCCTGTGTATTTTGTTGGCTTATACTG TGATAAAAAGCTGATTGCAGAAGGCCCTGGGGAGACGGTACTGGTTGCAGAAGAAGAAGCTGCTCGAGTGGCACTTAGGAAACTCTACGGGTTCACTGAGAATCGCCAGCCCTGGGACTACTCTAGGCCCAAAGAGCCTGTGAGAGCAGAGAAGACCATTGCCGCCAGCTAG